In Bacillus toyonensis BCT-7112, a single window of DNA contains:
- a CDS encoding two-component system regulatory protein YycI, with translation MDWDRIKTIFIVTFFVLDLFLIFQFIQKQDSNQLEIVTETKIDQQLKESKITMGSFPKEPKKESFIMAKNKNFKEEDVQSLKNQTAHLQNEYTIEGKLKEPFLNAKSLSKDKYNDFLKNSVLDGQKYEFGAMKDSKIYFFQKYKDKPIFHNNHAMIVVDLNEKNELVSYTQTMLTDLKEMGESEKTKEQEIITAQTALENIYLKNKIAENTHVKEAQIGYAALAESSSNIQVLAPTWNLKTEQKKDFFVNAIEGQVMELGETQVPEEHNGVRKNEYAF, from the coding sequence ATGGATTGGGATCGAATTAAAACGATATTTATTGTGACCTTTTTTGTTTTAGACCTCTTTCTTATCTTTCAGTTCATTCAAAAGCAAGATAGTAATCAGTTGGAAATTGTGACAGAAACAAAAATTGATCAACAATTAAAAGAATCTAAAATTACTATGGGGAGTTTTCCTAAAGAGCCGAAAAAAGAGTCATTTATTATGGCGAAAAATAAAAACTTTAAAGAAGAAGATGTGCAATCTTTAAAAAATCAAACAGCGCATCTGCAAAATGAATATACGATAGAAGGTAAGTTGAAAGAGCCATTTTTAAATGCAAAATCATTATCTAAGGATAAATATAATGATTTCTTAAAAAACAGTGTCCTTGATGGGCAGAAATACGAATTTGGAGCAATGAAAGACTCTAAAATTTATTTCTTCCAAAAGTATAAGGATAAGCCGATTTTCCACAATAATCATGCAATGATTGTTGTGGATTTAAATGAAAAAAACGAGCTTGTTTCGTATACACAAACAATGTTAACGGATTTGAAGGAAATGGGCGAAAGTGAAAAAACGAAAGAACAAGAAATTATCACTGCTCAAACAGCTTTGGAAAATATATATTTAAAAAATAAAATTGCAGAAAATACGCACGTGAAAGAGGCGCAGATTGGATATGCGGCTCTAGCTGAATCATCTTCTAATATACAAGTGCTAGCTCCAACTTGGAACTTAAAGACAGAGCAGAAAAAGGACTTTTTTGTGAATGCAATTGAAGGACAAGTTATGGAATTAGGGGAAACTCAAGTGCCGGAAGAACATAATGGAGTGAGAAAGAATGAGTATGCATTTTAG